Proteins from a genomic interval of Eisenibacter elegans DSM 3317:
- a CDS encoding OmpA family protein: MKNALYTTVFLLLFAFLSPTLMMAQNAKYRGDAFLFEGDSQNLLPSSVPNLKSLYKFMRRNPSVRIELAGHTNGRHRESSLELALARAEVVRAYLMNKGIKYNRVEVKTYGGKHPLYKKPNNSQEEALNRRVEVKILQY; this comes from the coding sequence ATGAAAAACGCCCTATACACTACCGTCTTTTTGCTGCTTTTTGCCTTCTTGTCTCCTACCTTGATGATGGCTCAGAACGCCAAATATCGTGGAGACGCTTTTTTGTTTGAAGGAGACAGCCAGAACCTGCTGCCCTCGTCAGTGCCCAACCTAAAGTCTTTGTACAAATTTATGCGACGCAACCCCAGTGTACGCATTGAGTTGGCAGGGCATACCAATGGCCGGCACCGTGAATCGTCTTTAGAGCTGGCTTTGGCGCGTGCTGAGGTGGTACGTGCATATTTGATGAACAAAGGCATCAAGTACAACCGCGTAGAAGTAAAAACCTACGGAGGCAAACATCCGCTCTACAAAAAACCCAACAACTCACAGGAGGAGGCGCTCAACCGAAGAGTAGAGGTCAAGATTTTGCAATACTGA
- the purN gene encoding phosphoribosylglycinamide formyltransferase has protein sequence MKPKKIAIFASGTGSNAQNLMAYFSQVPDVTVALVLSNKIDAPVLEKARQHGVLTQVFDRDTFYKSDILVRELEELEIDLIVLAGFLWLVPQNLLEPFKNRIINLHPSLLPDFGGKGMYGMNVHRAVWESGATETGMTIHYVNENYDEGQIIFQAKCPIRAEDTPETIAERVATLEHQHLPRIVHQLLEDTAATENLA, from the coding sequence ATGAAACCAAAGAAAATCGCCATTTTCGCCTCCGGTACAGGTAGTAATGCCCAAAACCTGATGGCCTATTTCAGCCAAGTGCCCGATGTTACGGTGGCCTTGGTACTTTCCAACAAAATCGATGCGCCCGTGCTCGAAAAGGCTCGCCAACACGGTGTGCTGACACAGGTCTTTGACCGAGATACTTTCTACAAATCCGATATTTTGGTTCGGGAGCTAGAAGAGCTAGAAATAGACCTTATTGTCTTGGCAGGCTTCCTGTGGCTAGTGCCTCAAAACTTGCTCGAACCCTTCAAAAACCGTATCATCAACCTACACCCTTCACTACTGCCTGATTTTGGGGGCAAAGGAATGTATGGGATGAACGTCCACAGGGCTGTTTGGGAATCGGGCGCTACCGAAACCGGGATGACGATTCATTATGTCAATGAAAACTACGACGAAGGGCAGATTATTTTTCAGGCCAAATGCCCTATCCGCGCCGAAGACACTCCTGAGACCATCGCAGAGCGTGTTGCCACCCTCGAACACCAACACTTGCCCCGTATCGTACACCAACTACTCGAAGATACTGCGGCTACCGAAAACTTAGCCTAA
- a CDS encoding MerR family transcriptional regulator, translating into MKISELAQKTGFTPDTIRYYEKIGLLPPPLNRQTRNNYRYYDREAVALLLLIKQAKLFGFTLSEIKLRLQEWKDGQIPLPEKIRVFKEKIQLVSEKIAELEQTKQALSEKLKEYQQLLLGQ; encoded by the coding sequence ATGAAGATAAGTGAATTGGCACAAAAAACAGGGTTTACCCCCGACACCATCCGGTATTACGAAAAAATCGGCTTGTTGCCTCCCCCGCTCAATCGGCAAACGCGCAACAACTACCGATACTACGACCGGGAAGCTGTTGCGCTGCTGTTGTTAATCAAGCAAGCAAAGCTATTTGGCTTTACACTGAGCGAAATCAAACTGCGGCTACAGGAGTGGAAAGATGGGCAGATTCCTTTGCCTGAAAAAATCAGGGTCTTTAAAGAGAAAATCCAACTTGTCTCAGAAAAGATAGCCGAGCTAGAGCAAACCAAGCAGGCGCTGAGCGAAAAACTAAAGGAGTACCAACAGCTTTTGCTGGGGCAATAA
- a CDS encoding response regulator, giving the protein MDTQVILLVDDDPINNMIIQRMFARQSDRIRMQIFEQGQDGLSYLKSGRNPALILLDINMNDINAWEFLEQMQADKIDIPVMILTSSIGQKDMKRAKGYNQVIDYLIKPLDDQQVKKILDNLP; this is encoded by the coding sequence ATGGATACTCAGGTAATATTGTTAGTAGATGATGACCCCATCAATAATATGATTATTCAGCGGATGTTTGCCCGGCAATCAGACCGTATCCGAATGCAGATATTCGAACAAGGGCAAGATGGCCTGAGCTACCTCAAATCAGGACGCAACCCGGCCCTTATCTTGCTCGATATCAATATGAATGACATCAACGCGTGGGAGTTTTTAGAACAAATGCAAGCCGACAAGATAGATATCCCCGTGATGATTTTGACCTCTTCTATTGGACAAAAGGATATGAAGCGTGCCAAAGGCTACAACCAAGTAATTGACTACCTGATCAAGCCACTGGATGACCAACAAGTGAAGAAAATATTGGATAACCTGCCCTGA
- a CDS encoding DUF459 domain-containing protein: MHARFSASPQKTPVRPSSPKPWHPLNEIWWMLALAWLVVVGYGLMPTPIQNDTLVVKQAKSRAFVGLDNSGQTAFVVEVAGKHLGNVAADCTRTKTPEKQAANERPKVPKGEKQRILMIGDSMAGPAGLEYGMQQYTLFNGHTLIVKHQSSSSTQLWSQEKRAKALIEAHQPSFVIIALGSNELFVRDLEERAYYIHDILEQLGDTPYIWVGPPNWRPDTGINELLAKMIDKQRFFSSQSLKLPRQEDGIHPNLEGSRLWADTLTEWIMYQSAYPFTLYTPQ; the protein is encoded by the coding sequence ATGCACGCACGATTTTCTGCATCCCCTCAAAAAACTCCGGTTCGACCGTCTTCGCCCAAGCCTTGGCATCCATTGAACGAAATTTGGTGGATGTTGGCCTTGGCTTGGCTTGTGGTGGTTGGGTATGGGCTGATGCCTACTCCCATCCAAAACGACACGCTGGTTGTCAAACAAGCCAAAAGTAGGGCATTTGTAGGGTTGGACAATAGCGGCCAGACAGCCTTTGTCGTTGAGGTTGCTGGGAAGCACTTAGGCAATGTAGCCGCCGACTGTACACGCACCAAGACTCCCGAAAAACAGGCTGCCAACGAGCGTCCCAAAGTACCCAAAGGGGAAAAGCAACGCATCTTGATGATAGGCGACTCGATGGCAGGGCCGGCTGGCTTGGAATATGGGATGCAACAATATACCCTCTTCAATGGGCATACGCTCATTGTCAAGCACCAGTCTAGTTCTTCGACCCAGCTCTGGAGCCAAGAAAAGCGCGCCAAAGCGCTTATCGAAGCCCACCAGCCTAGCTTTGTGATTATTGCCTTAGGCTCTAACGAGCTTTTTGTCAGAGATTTGGAAGAACGCGCCTATTATATTCACGATATTTTGGAGCAATTGGGCGACACCCCCTATATCTGGGTAGGGCCACCTAACTGGCGACCCGATACAGGAATCAACGAGTTGTTGGCCAAGATGATAGACAAGCAGCGCTTTTTTAGCTCCCAAAGTCTCAAATTGCCCCGACAAGAAGACGGTATCCACCCCAATCTGGAAGGCAGCCGCCTTTGGGCAGACACCCTCACCGAATGGATTATGTACCAAAGTGCCTATCCGTTTACCCTTTATACCCCACAATAA
- a CDS encoding 2OG-Fe(II) oxygenase, producing MFEQHINPDYISVEATARLRQQFDQAQPYRHLVLDNFLTADFAEALNAQFPSIEKLKKHYNGLNERKSEGANFDDFPEVFRQARELIMGEQMAAWMSRVTGIEEVFVADDHLGTGLHQGSNGSFLDIHIDFNIHAEKDIHRRLNMLIYMNKDWLESYGGDLEMWDAKMTRCEKKVAPIFNRAVIFETSEISYHGYSKITVPEHITRKSIYVYFYTQLREGAASYHDTVFKAKPEDTAVKKVGTTVKETLKNFAKATLKRAGIKKL from the coding sequence ATGTTTGAGCAACACATCAACCCCGACTATATCAGCGTAGAAGCTACAGCCCGACTACGCCAACAATTTGACCAAGCGCAACCCTACCGCCACTTGGTCTTGGATAATTTCTTGACCGCAGACTTTGCCGAGGCGCTCAACGCCCAGTTTCCATCAATCGAAAAGCTCAAAAAACACTATAATGGGCTAAACGAACGGAAGTCTGAAGGGGCTAATTTTGACGATTTCCCGGAGGTTTTCCGCCAAGCCCGCGAGCTGATTATGGGCGAGCAAATGGCCGCTTGGATGAGCCGTGTAACGGGCATCGAAGAGGTCTTTGTTGCAGATGACCACCTCGGCACAGGCCTCCACCAAGGCAGCAATGGTAGCTTTTTGGATATTCACATCGATTTTAATATCCACGCTGAAAAAGACATTCACCGCCGCCTCAATATGCTCATTTATATGAACAAAGACTGGCTCGAAAGCTATGGCGGAGACCTCGAAATGTGGGATGCTAAGATGACACGCTGTGAGAAAAAAGTCGCTCCTATCTTCAATAGAGCCGTTATTTTTGAAACCAGTGAGATTTCTTACCACGGCTACTCCAAAATCACCGTCCCCGAGCACATCACCCGTAAGTCGATTTATGTGTATTTCTACACCCAACTACGCGAAGGAGCAGCCTCCTACCACGATACTGTTTTCAAGGCCAAGCCCGAAGACACTGCTGTCAAGAAAGTGGGTACGACAGTAAAAGAAACCTTGAAAAATTTTGCCAAAGCTACGCTCAAACGCGCCGGTATTAAAAAACTATAG
- a CDS encoding GWxTD domain-containing protein: MTTKPSIFLLAATLFWVGMAACTPKILPNEPSRQQVSASRATATQGGGQVKVAGGKIDCKHRVVDNQGHIRVMLQLELTRLANDKDVKRLMEEFNISYGIISDYDERQFVQTGVLQITEANARKTGQYFYVMADIPKREDRNEAVLLIEIFDKLSTQKGLYNLPVRFQKPELEDIFYWEDADSGEAQFQSYFRTQNRLKIRALHNNAPNVLTVTYYQQPFGPAAIPMATQVPMERLPALADSTFSIRIGQPLSFAKPGFYLIDNAAYTGVISVYIAENRFPKLAQLQDLVQPLRYITTEEEFQRLQVSADTKEALDSLWLELMDNNLARAKATIKAYYQRVKFANEFFTDYKPGWQTDMGMIFTVFGSPQKVKKFNDKEIWTYTQEKTFSETNFTFQKTRTVFGREVFVLVRYPEYEQVWYEAIERWREGRIGS, translated from the coding sequence ATGACCACTAAACCCTCCATATTCCTCTTGGCTGCTACCCTTTTTTGGGTAGGGATGGCGGCCTGTACTCCTAAGATATTGCCCAATGAGCCCAGCCGGCAGCAAGTCAGCGCATCGCGTGCAACGGCCACACAGGGCGGCGGACAAGTAAAAGTCGCCGGTGGGAAGATAGACTGTAAGCACCGTGTGGTAGACAACCAAGGCCACATCAGGGTGATGTTGCAGCTCGAACTAACGCGTTTGGCCAACGACAAGGACGTAAAGCGCCTGATGGAAGAGTTCAACATCAGCTACGGAATTATCTCAGATTATGACGAGCGGCAGTTTGTCCAGACCGGAGTGCTACAAATTACCGAGGCCAATGCCCGAAAAACAGGCCAGTACTTCTATGTGATGGCAGACATTCCCAAGCGTGAAGACCGCAATGAGGCGGTATTGCTGATTGAAATATTCGACAAACTCAGCACACAAAAAGGCTTGTACAACTTGCCGGTGAGGTTTCAGAAACCGGAGTTGGAGGATATTTTTTATTGGGAAGATGCCGACTCAGGAGAGGCGCAGTTCCAGTCGTATTTCCGCACACAAAACCGCCTCAAAATCCGTGCGTTACACAACAACGCCCCCAATGTACTCACGGTTACTTATTATCAACAACCTTTTGGGCCGGCGGCCATTCCGATGGCCACCCAAGTACCGATGGAACGGTTGCCCGCCTTGGCCGACTCTACTTTTTCTATCCGTATTGGGCAACCACTGAGCTTCGCAAAGCCTGGTTTTTATCTAATTGACAACGCCGCCTATACTGGCGTAATCAGTGTCTATATTGCAGAAAATCGGTTTCCAAAATTGGCACAACTCCAAGACCTTGTACAGCCACTGCGCTATATCACCACCGAAGAGGAGTTTCAGCGCCTCCAAGTCTCTGCCGACACCAAGGAAGCCCTTGATTCACTCTGGCTCGAACTGATGGACAATAACTTGGCAAGAGCCAAGGCTACTATCAAGGCTTACTACCAAAGGGTAAAGTTTGCCAATGAATTTTTCACAGATTACAAACCCGGATGGCAAACCGATATGGGGATGATTTTCACTGTATTTGGCAGTCCACAGAAAGTCAAAAAATTTAATGACAAAGAAATTTGGACTTACACACAAGAGAAAACCTTTTCGGAGACTAATTTTACCTTCCAAAAAACCCGGACTGTGTTTGGAAGAGAGGTTTTTGTATTGGTGCGTTATCCCGAATACGAACAAGTATGGTATGAAGCCATAGAGCGCTGGAGAGAAGGAAGGATAGGCTCTTAA
- the pyk gene encoding pyruvate kinase — MHANFNKTKIVATVGPASNTKERLLALAQAGVDVFRLNFSHGTHEEHFQVIQHIRAINVEYGYSISILQDLQGPKIRTREVEGGEVMLEKGQTVRITTANVPCSEALISTNYTALPKDVSEGDRILIDDGKIELKVQSIDGEEVKATVIYGGPLRSKKGINLPNTLVSTPSLTEKDTEDLYFGLEHEVDWVALSFVRSPTDIHLLRHIIRQRGKDTRIVAKIEKPQAINLIDEIIEATDALMVARGDLGVEVGMEEVPMIQKMIVQKSTDAAKPVIIATQMMESMIDSPRPTRAETNDVANAVLDGADALMLSAETAVGKYPELVIQSMAETIRIVEEKSPRVYNRPYVLDTAAETFYNDSVIAAACVLSKDTKAQAIVGMTTSGYTAFRIAAHRPKAHIFIFTSNKKIIPVLNLVWGVRTFFYDSLVSTDATFNDLKQFLMKEGYLAHGDVFINTASMPIAEKRRTNAIKLSIAR; from the coding sequence ATGCACGCAAACTTCAATAAAACCAAAATTGTAGCCACCGTAGGCCCAGCTTCTAATACCAAAGAACGATTGTTGGCCTTGGCTCAGGCCGGAGTAGATGTCTTCAGGCTCAATTTTTCACACGGCACACACGAAGAGCACTTTCAGGTCATTCAACATATACGCGCTATCAATGTTGAATACGGTTATAGTATCTCTATCTTACAAGATTTGCAAGGCCCCAAAATCCGTACGCGTGAAGTCGAAGGTGGGGAAGTAATGCTCGAAAAAGGGCAGACCGTCCGAATCACCACGGCCAACGTTCCTTGCAGCGAAGCCCTTATCAGTACCAACTACACCGCACTACCCAAGGATGTCAGCGAAGGAGACCGTATCCTCATTGATGATGGGAAGATAGAGCTAAAAGTACAAAGCATCGATGGAGAGGAGGTCAAGGCTACCGTAATTTATGGCGGGCCTCTACGTTCCAAAAAAGGTATCAATCTGCCCAACACCTTGGTATCAACCCCCTCACTGACCGAAAAAGACACCGAAGATCTCTACTTTGGGCTAGAACACGAGGTAGACTGGGTTGCTCTTTCGTTTGTGCGCTCTCCAACAGATATTCACTTGCTGCGACACATCATCCGGCAAAGAGGCAAGGATACCCGCATTGTGGCTAAGATAGAAAAGCCACAAGCAATCAACCTTATTGATGAAATCATCGAAGCGACCGACGCACTGATGGTGGCCCGTGGCGACCTAGGGGTAGAAGTAGGAATGGAAGAAGTGCCGATGATTCAGAAAATGATTGTACAAAAAAGCACAGACGCAGCCAAGCCGGTAATTATCGCTACCCAGATGATGGAGAGTATGATTGACAGCCCACGCCCAACCCGCGCCGAGACGAACGACGTAGCCAATGCTGTTCTTGATGGAGCTGATGCCTTGATGCTCAGCGCCGAAACTGCCGTAGGCAAATACCCTGAGTTGGTCATTCAGTCGATGGCCGAAACCATCCGTATCGTAGAAGAAAAGTCGCCTAGGGTCTACAACCGCCCTTATGTATTGGATACAGCCGCCGAAACCTTCTACAACGATAGCGTCATAGCGGCGGCCTGCGTGCTTTCTAAAGACACCAAGGCTCAGGCTATTGTAGGGATGACCACCTCGGGCTACACGGCTTTCCGTATAGCCGCACACCGCCCCAAAGCACATATATTTATTTTCACCTCTAATAAAAAAATAATCCCTGTGCTCAACCTTGTCTGGGGAGTGCGTACTTTCTTCTACGATAGCCTCGTCTCTACTGATGCTACTTTCAACGACCTCAAACAGTTCTTGATGAAGGAGGGCTATCTGGCGCACGGCGACGTATTTATCAACACCGCCAGTATGCCTATTGCAGAGAAGCGACGTACCAATGCCATTAAACTTTCGATAGCACGCTAG
- a CDS encoding valine--tRNA ligase encodes MSEISKTYDPKDVEAKWYQYWMEHKLFRSTPDPNKEPYTIVIPPPNVTGVLHMGHMLNNTIQDVLIRRARMQGKNACWVPGTDHASIATEAKVVAMLKEQGIEKKDISREQFLEHAFAWKDKYGGIILEQLKKLGASCDWDRTRFTMEEELSKAVIDSFVQLHRRGWIYKGVRMVNWDPQGKTALSDEEVIFKTSNTKMVYFKYRAADNPDEFLTVATVRPETIPGDVAVCVNPNDERYQSWIGRKVLVPLLDREVPVIADEYVDPEFGTGILKITPAHDVNDYNIGQKYNLPAIDTIADDGTMSEAVGIAKYIGQDRFRVRKAIIQDLEEAGLLVKVEDYSNQVGTSERTGAVIEPKLSMQWWLKMEDIARPAFENVMNDTIRFFPEKFKNMYRSWMENPKDWCISRQLWWGQQIPAYYDDQGNIFVANTKAEAYAEYQALCAQEGRTAMPFDAFRQDEDVLDTWFSSWLWPISVFDGFKDPNNADIQYYYPTAVLVTGFDIIFFWVARMIMAGYAFKGELPFKDVYFTGLIRDKMGRKMSKSLGNSPDALRLIDLYSADGVRFGVLFSSAAGNDLLFDTGVPKSQKQEDITAFMEDPESHNSKLCEQGRNFANKIWNSYRLLSGWEVDESLPFAHAHSVAWLEERLQQALAEIDDHFSKYRISDALQAVYKLFWDDFCAWYLEIIKPEYGQPIDRSTLQHTLDFFERLLQLTHPFMPFITEELWQQVRPRAAGESICIAPYPAATRPADQARIQAMDQAFEIVIGVRQVRNQKEIAPKVPLKLFAKADTLQKYTEAAYIIRKMAVLESFDTCEAQPEQTVSFLVKGEEFFVHVGDAIDLDKEREKLQKELEYAQGFRDSVLKKLGNERFVANAKPDVVQKEREKLADAEANIQALSEALKKLA; translated from the coding sequence ATGAGCGAAATTTCTAAAACCTACGACCCCAAGGACGTAGAAGCCAAGTGGTATCAGTATTGGATGGAGCATAAGCTTTTCCGCTCCACCCCCGACCCCAACAAAGAGCCGTATACCATCGTCATCCCGCCACCCAACGTAACGGGTGTGCTGCATATGGGGCATATGCTCAACAATACCATTCAGGACGTGCTCATCCGTCGTGCCCGTATGCAGGGTAAAAATGCCTGCTGGGTTCCCGGAACAGACCACGCCTCTATTGCCACAGAGGCCAAGGTCGTCGCGATGTTGAAAGAACAAGGCATTGAGAAAAAAGACATCAGCCGTGAGCAGTTCCTCGAACACGCCTTTGCTTGGAAAGACAAATACGGAGGTATCATCCTAGAGCAGCTCAAAAAATTGGGCGCTTCTTGTGATTGGGATCGCACCCGCTTTACCATGGAAGAGGAACTGTCGAAGGCCGTTATCGATTCTTTTGTACAGCTACACCGCAGAGGGTGGATTTACAAAGGCGTGCGGATGGTCAACTGGGACCCTCAGGGTAAAACAGCCCTCTCCGACGAAGAGGTGATTTTCAAAACCTCTAACACCAAGATGGTGTACTTCAAATACCGGGCAGCGGATAACCCTGATGAGTTTTTAACGGTAGCTACCGTACGCCCCGAAACCATTCCGGGCGATGTGGCCGTGTGCGTAAACCCCAACGACGAGCGCTACCAGTCTTGGATAGGCCGCAAGGTATTGGTACCCTTGCTCGACCGTGAAGTGCCCGTAATTGCGGACGAATACGTAGACCCTGAGTTTGGTACGGGTATTCTCAAAATCACCCCTGCCCACGATGTAAACGACTACAACATCGGCCAAAAATACAACCTACCTGCCATCGATACCATCGCCGACGACGGCACAATGTCCGAAGCCGTAGGCATTGCCAAATACATCGGTCAAGACCGTTTCCGTGTGCGCAAGGCCATCATTCAGGATTTGGAAGAGGCCGGCCTGCTTGTCAAAGTAGAGGACTACAGCAACCAAGTAGGAACATCGGAACGTACCGGCGCGGTGATAGAGCCTAAGCTCTCGATGCAGTGGTGGCTCAAGATGGAAGACATCGCCCGCCCAGCGTTTGAAAATGTGATGAATGATACCATCCGCTTCTTTCCCGAGAAGTTTAAGAATATGTACCGCTCTTGGATGGAAAACCCCAAGGACTGGTGCATCTCTCGACAGCTTTGGTGGGGGCAGCAGATTCCGGCCTACTACGACGACCAAGGCAATATCTTCGTGGCCAATACCAAGGCCGAAGCCTATGCCGAGTACCAAGCCCTCTGCGCACAGGAAGGCCGTACGGCAATGCCTTTTGATGCCTTCCGCCAAGATGAAGACGTGCTCGATACTTGGTTTAGTTCTTGGCTATGGCCTATTTCGGTGTTTGATGGCTTCAAAGATCCCAACAATGCCGATATCCAATACTACTATCCTACGGCTGTATTGGTGACGGGCTTCGATATTATCTTCTTCTGGGTAGCACGGATGATTATGGCCGGCTATGCCTTCAAAGGAGAGCTACCTTTCAAAGATGTGTACTTTACCGGCCTCATTCGAGACAAAATGGGGCGAAAAATGTCTAAATCACTGGGTAACAGCCCTGACGCGCTGCGCTTGATAGACCTGTACAGCGCCGACGGGGTGCGCTTTGGTGTGTTGTTCAGCTCGGCAGCCGGCAATGACTTGCTCTTTGATACGGGTGTACCCAAATCACAAAAGCAGGAAGACATCACGGCTTTTATGGAAGACCCTGAGTCCCACAACTCCAAGCTTTGTGAACAAGGCCGCAACTTTGCCAATAAAATTTGGAACTCTTACCGCTTGCTGAGCGGCTGGGAGGTAGACGAAAGCCTGCCTTTTGCCCACGCCCACAGCGTAGCTTGGTTGGAGGAGCGCCTGCAGCAGGCGCTAGCCGAGATAGACGACCACTTCAGTAAGTACCGTATTTCAGATGCCTTGCAGGCTGTTTACAAACTCTTCTGGGATGACTTCTGCGCTTGGTATCTCGAGATCATCAAGCCGGAGTATGGCCAGCCCATCGACCGTAGCACACTACAACATACCCTCGATTTCTTCGAGCGACTCTTGCAACTGACACACCCGTTTATGCCCTTCATCACCGAAGAGCTGTGGCAGCAAGTGCGCCCTCGTGCCGCCGGAGAGTCTATCTGTATTGCCCCTTACCCCGCTGCCACCCGCCCCGCTGACCAAGCCCGCATTCAGGCAATGGATCAGGCTTTTGAGATTGTGATTGGGGTACGGCAGGTACGCAACCAGAAAGAGATTGCCCCCAAAGTGCCGCTCAAGCTTTTTGCCAAGGCAGATACCTTGCAGAAATATACCGAAGCTGCCTACATCATCCGTAAAATGGCCGTATTGGAAAGCTTTGACACGTGTGAGGCTCAGCCGGAGCAAACCGTCTCCTTCTTGGTCAAAGGAGAAGAGTTTTTTGTACACGTTGGCGATGCCATCGATTTGGACAAAGAGCGTGAAAAGCTGCAAAAAGAGCTGGAATATGCTCAAGGCTTCCGCGACAGCGTCCTCAAAAAACTTGGCAATGAGCGCTTTGTGGCCAATGCCAAACCCGACGTAGTGCAGAAAGAACGCGAAAAGCTGGCCGATGCCGAAGCCAACATCCAAGCCCTGAGCGAAGCCCTGAAGAAATTGGCTTAA